The uncultured Dysgonomonas sp. genome contains the following window.
AGAAAAGTTTGAGAATATTCTATTCAGAGGGTTTGTGGAAGACCTATCTGAAGAATTATCAGGAGCCATAATGATAGTGCCTTTGCGTATTGGCAGTGGGGTAAGGATTAAGATACTGGATGCAATAAGCAAAGGTGTACCTATTATATCTACGAGCATAGGGGCGGAAGGTATAATGCTGAACGATAAGGAAGATTGTTTTATTGCTGATAACAATGAGGCTTTCATCGAAGCTGTTTTAACCTTGACAGGTGATAATAATTTGTGTAATGACTTTCGCTTAAATGCCCGGAAGAAGATGGAACTAAGAGAGACTCCTGATGAGTTGGCATTAAGAAGATTGCATATTTATGAAGAGATATTAGGTTTGCCATACACTCAAAAGATATCAGATAAAAATGTTATTACCAAAGGTTAGTGTTATTATCCCCAATTATAATCATTCGCAATACTTAAAACAGCGGATAGAAAGTGTTCTGAACCAGACCTGTCAGGATTTTGAACTGATTATACTCGATGATTGCTCTACCGACAACAGCCGTAATATTATTGATGTGTATGCAGCTAACGAAAAGGTGTCCCATACTGTATATAATGAGGTAAATACAGGCTCTACCTTTGCTCAGTGGCAAAAAGGGTTCTCTCTGGCTCGTGGAGAATATATCTGGATAGCAGAAAGTGATGATTATTCGGAACTTACCTTTTTAGAGAAGCTAGTTCCTTTACTGGAGGCTAATCCGGATTGTAATGTCGCTTTTTGTTGTTCCTATGCAGTGGATGGAAATGGAGATATATTACTTGATGACTGGGACAGAAATAGGGAAGAAAGATATACTGTAAACAAATTTGATGGAAGAGCCTTTGTTAAAGGGCGGATGCTATTTAATAACAGTATTTACAATGCCAGTATGACGCTTTTCAGAAAGTCAGTCTTGGATAAGATTGGAAATCAGTA
Protein-coding sequences here:
- a CDS encoding glycosyltransferase, whose product is MLLPKVSVIIPNYNHSQYLKQRIESVLNQTCQDFELIILDDCSTDNSRNIIDVYAANEKVSHTVYNEVNTGSTFAQWQKGFSLARGEYIWIAESDDYSELTFLEKLVPLLEANPDCNVAFCCSYAVDGNGDILLDDWDRNREERYTVNKFDGRAFVKGRMLFNNSIYNASMTLFRKSVLDKIGNQYAEYRYCGDWFFWNRVCLQGEVIRYCDKLNYFRQHSNKATPRAKSEGLIFTEGKYVIEDISRNLHLGSLQSSIIKGRFLKRIVASKEFKSLEVKKKVLKEVEDYLGCGRFSIFLYGLDKLLNFSSLNIRKNRYL